A single genomic interval of Bradyrhizobium sp. sBnM-33 harbors:
- a CDS encoding NAD-dependent epimerase/dehydratase family protein, translating into MLLTRENLPQTIADTTALDELLCRPSQALIDDLRKVDGDIMILGVAGKMGPTLAGLAKAAAPERRVIGVARFSDPAVKDWLQARGIETINCDLLDESAIKALPKIPNIVFMAGRKFGAEGDLSLTWAMNSHVPALVAQAFAASRIVAFSTGCVYPFVPVSGKGSAEDMAPDPPGEYAQSCVGRERMFEYFSRKHGTPGRLFRLNYAIDMRYGVLHDIASKVLHGKPIDVSLGHVNFIWQGDASSQALRCLAHCDTPTSPINVSGHEILAVRDLAAKFGQRFGRAPVIVGKEEPTAWLTDTSQAVKLFGLPIVDTEQLISWTADWVSRSMPSLGKPTKYEVRDGRY; encoded by the coding sequence ATGCTGCTGACGCGCGAAAACCTGCCGCAGACGATCGCCGATACTACCGCACTCGACGAGCTGTTGTGCCGCCCGAGTCAGGCGTTGATCGACGATTTGCGCAAGGTCGACGGCGACATCATGATCCTGGGTGTTGCCGGCAAGATGGGGCCGACGCTGGCCGGCCTTGCCAAGGCGGCCGCGCCGGAGCGCCGCGTCATCGGCGTGGCCCGCTTCAGCGATCCCGCCGTCAAGGACTGGCTGCAGGCGCGCGGCATCGAGACCATCAATTGCGACCTGCTCGACGAAAGCGCCATCAAGGCGCTCCCGAAGATTCCGAATATCGTCTTCATGGCCGGACGCAAGTTCGGTGCCGAGGGCGACCTCTCGCTGACCTGGGCGATGAATTCGCACGTCCCGGCCCTGGTCGCGCAGGCCTTTGCGGCGTCGCGTATCGTCGCGTTCTCGACCGGCTGCGTCTATCCGTTCGTGCCGGTCTCCGGCAAGGGTTCGGCCGAGGATATGGCGCCCGATCCGCCGGGCGAATACGCGCAATCCTGCGTCGGGCGCGAGCGCATGTTCGAGTATTTCTCACGCAAGCATGGAACTCCCGGACGGCTGTTCCGGCTGAACTACGCGATCGACATGCGTTACGGCGTGCTGCACGATATCGCAAGCAAGGTGCTGCACGGCAAGCCGATCGACGTCAGCCTCGGCCATGTCAATTTCATCTGGCAAGGCGACGCTTCCTCGCAAGCGCTGCGCTGTCTGGCGCATTGCGATACGCCGACCTCCCCGATCAATGTCAGTGGCCACGAGATCCTGGCGGTGCGCGATCTCGCCGCGAAATTCGGCCAGCGCTTCGGCCGCGCACCCGTGATTGTCGGCAAAGAGGAGCCGACGGCGTGGCTCACCGACACGTCGCAGGCGGTAAAATTATTCGGCCTGCCGATCGTCGATACCGAGCAGCTCATCAGTTGGACAGCCGATTGGGTGTCGCGATCAATGCCGAGCCTCGGCAAGCCCACCAAATACGAGGTGCGCGATGGCCGCTATTGA